Proteins from one Limanda limanda chromosome 9, fLimLim1.1, whole genome shotgun sequence genomic window:
- the LOC133010039 gene encoding phospholipase A2 inhibitor and Ly6/PLAUR domain-containing protein-like, with amino-acid sequence MMKLLLSLTLIWALSSTGEALVCETCTDATCSTTAAVTCLTGTMCITASIQAVSSGTPGQQITKACAPPSLCPATGSQTFSVNLGVLSALVSATCCNTDSCNSNTLPFPVVPADNSLQCHVCNPVTSVCSSSLQCRGTEDRCFQASVTNGAGTSPAFGCASTNLCAAAASLGSLPFIQSVGSIASGPVCCGTSLCNTLTTTASDACCVRMGMLHLLIGLLIFILF; translated from the exons ATGATGaagctgcttctttctctgaCTCTCATCTGGGCGCTCTCCAGCACAG GTGAAGCACTTGTGTGTGAAACTTGCACAGATGCTACCTGTTcaaccacagcagcagttacATGTCTCACAGGCACGATGTGTATCACAGCTTCCATTCAAG CCGTTTCATCTGGGACTCCTGGACAGCAAATCACCAAGGCCTGTGCCCCCCCGTCCCTGTGTCCAGCCACAGGCTCTCAGACATTTTCAGTTAACTTGGGTGTTTTGAGTGCTCTTGTAAGTGCTACATGCTGCAACACAGACAGCTGCAACTCCAACACTCTGCCTT tcccTGTGGTTCCAGCAGATAACAGTCTACAGTGTCACGTTTGTAACCCCGTcacctctgtctgcagctcttcacTACAATGTAGGGGAACAGAGGATCGCTGCTTTCAAGCCAGTG TGACTAATGGGGCCGGCACTTCTCCAGCTTTTGGCTGTGCATCTACAAAtctgtgtgcagctgctgccagCCTGGGGTCACTGCCTTTCATTCAAAGTGTTGGTTCCATTGCCAGTGGACCAGTCTGTTGTGGGACTAGTTTGTGTAACACTCT aacaaccactgccAGTGATGCCTGTTGTGTCAGAATGGGAATGCTGCATCTGCTGATTGGACTCCTCATTTTCATCCTATTTTAG
- the LOC133010024 gene encoding phospholipase A2 inhibitor and Ly6/PLAUR domain-containing protein-like → MMKLLLSLTLIWALYSTGEALVCETCNGACSTTAAVTCPTETMCITASIQAVSFGTPGQQIYKACAPPTLCPATGSQTFSVNLGVLSSLTNATCCNTDSCNSDTLDFPVVPAGNSLQCHVCNPVTSVCSSSVQCRGTEDRCFQTSVTNGKVTSTAIGCASANLCAAAASLGSLPFMQGVGTNISGPACCETSLCNTLTTTASDACCVRMGMLHLLIGLLIFILF, encoded by the exons ATGATGaagctgcttctttctctgaCTCTCATCTGGGCGCTCTACAGCACAG GTGAAGCACTTGTGTGTGAAACCTGCAATGGTGCCTGTTcaaccacagcagcagttacATGTCCCACAGAAACGATGTGTATCACAGCTTCCATTCAAG CCGTTTCATTTGGGACTCCTGGACAGCAAATCTACAAGgcctgtgccccccccaccctgtgtCCAGCCACAGGCTCTCAGACATTTTCAGTTAACTTGGGTGTTTTGAGTTCACTTACAAATGCTACATGCTGCAACACAGACAGCTGCAACTCAGACACTCTGGATT tcccTGTGGTTCCAGCAGGTAACAGTCTTCAGTGTCACGTTTGTAACCCCGTcacctctgtctgcagctcttcagtACAATGTAGGGGAACAGAGGATCGCTGCTTTCAAACCAGTG TGACAAATGGAAAGGTCACTTCTACAGCTATTGGCTGTGCATCTGCAAAtctgtgtgcagctgctgccagCCTGGGGTCACTGCCTTTCATGCAAGGTGTTGGTACCAATATCAGTGGACCAGCATGTTGTGAGACTAGTTTGTGTAACACTCTca CAACCACTGCCAGTGATGCATGTTGTGTCAGAATGGGAATGCTGCATCTGCTGATTGGACTTCTCATTTTCATCCTATTTTAG